Proteins encoded in a region of the uncultured Fusobacterium sp. genome:
- a CDS encoding ABC transporter permease, which yields MIKEAGWPRIIIALFLLSMYVVSPFIGINLKAALGDTLVRFGMNAILVLSLVPMIQAGTGLNFGMPLGVEAGLLGAVISIELGLKGVTGVFGAIVFSLPFALIFGWLYGHILNKVKGGEMMIATYIGFSSVAIMCIMWLILPFKSPDMIWAYGGEGLRTTISVENYWHKAFEKALHINSDFLPLGEIVFFIILAFFIWIFFRTRSGYAMKAVGTNDMFARATGINIDKVRVQSVVMSTVLSAVGIIIYQQSFGFVQLYLAPFYMAFPAIAAILIGGASVNKVTIANVVIGTFLFQGILTMTPTVVNGLIKTDMSETIRIIVSNGMILYALTRKDGAGSGK from the coding sequence ATGATAAAAGAGGCAGGTTGGCCTAGAATAATAATTGCACTATTTCTTTTATCAATGTATGTAGTGTCTCCTTTTATAGGAATAAATTTAAAAGCAGCTTTAGGGGATACATTAGTTAGATTTGGAATGAATGCAATTTTAGTTCTTTCATTAGTTCCAATGATACAAGCTGGAACTGGACTTAATTTTGGTATGCCACTAGGAGTTGAAGCTGGACTTTTAGGAGCTGTTATAAGTATAGAATTAGGGTTAAAAGGAGTAACTGGAGTATTTGGAGCAATAGTTTTTTCTCTTCCTTTTGCATTAATATTTGGATGGTTATATGGACACATATTAAATAAAGTAAAAGGTGGAGAGATGATGATTGCTACTTATATAGGATTCTCATCTGTTGCTATAATGTGTATAATGTGGCTTATTTTACCTTTTAAAAGCCCAGATATGATTTGGGCATATGGAGGAGAAGGACTTCGTACAACTATAAGTGTTGAAAACTATTGGCATAAAGCTTTTGAAAAAGCATTACACATCAATAGTGATTTTCTTCCATTAGGAGAGATTGTATTTTTTATTATATTAGCTTTCTTTATTTGGATATTCTTTAGAACAAGAAGTGGTTATGCTATGAAAGCAGTTGGAACAAATGATATGTTTGCAAGAGCTACAGGAATAAACATAGATAAAGTAAGAGTACAATCAGTAGTAATGTCAACAGTTCTTTCAGCAGTTGGTATAATAATTTATCAACAAAGTTTTGGATTTGTTCAATTATACTTAGCACCGTTTTATATGGCCTTTCCAGCAATAGCTGCTATTCTTATAGGAGGAGCATCAGTTAATAAAGTTACAATAGCTAATGTTGTTATAGGAACATTCCTATTCCAAGGTATTCTTACAATGACACCTACTGTTGTAAATGGACTTATTAAAACAGACATGTCAGAAACAATAAGAATAATAGTTTCAAACGGAATGATCTTATATGCTTTAACAAGAAAGGATGGTGCTGGAAGTGGAAAATAA
- a CDS encoding sugar ABC transporter ATP-binding protein encodes MNEILLKIENLSKSFGENTVLKDINLEVKPGEIVGLVGENGAGKSTLMKCIFGMPVISETGGYGGKIYFEGKEVNFTSPFDALGVGIGMVHQEFSLIPGFKASENVVLNRESTLNSFLEGVFGSRIKAIDKKEIDERAKGALSNLGVDIKSSTVISEMPVAHKQFTEIAREIERENTKLLVLDEPTAVLTEEEAKVLLETMKKLSERGIAILFITHRLDEILSVCDKVVVLRDGLLINSVATKDTNVNQITEWMIGRKMENSSETSKVKEEAKETIISIKNLWVDMPGEGVKNLSLDIKKGEILGLGGMAGQGKIGVANGIMGLYDAKGEVTFKGEKITLNNPSEPLEKGLFFVSEDRKGVGLLLDSSIEDNIAYPAMQIKKMFFKKAFGIFNIVDDKAVRENAKEYVKKLEIRCMSEKQKAQELSGGNQQKVCLAKAFTMDPEVLFVSEPTRGIDVGAKKLVLDTLKEYNKEKGTTIIITSSEIEELRSICDRIAIINEGKVEGILPPTADILEFGKMMVGVKKEAGND; translated from the coding sequence TATGAAATGTATTTTTGGAATGCCAGTAATTTCTGAAACTGGAGGATATGGAGGAAAAATTTATTTTGAAGGAAAAGAAGTAAATTTTACTTCACCATTTGATGCATTAGGTGTAGGAATTGGAATGGTTCACCAAGAATTTTCATTAATACCAGGATTTAAAGCTTCAGAAAACGTAGTTTTAAATAGAGAATCAACTTTAAATAGTTTTTTAGAGGGAGTTTTTGGTTCAAGAATAAAGGCTATTGATAAGAAAGAGATAGATGAACGTGCAAAAGGAGCTCTTTCAAATTTAGGAGTAGATATAAAATCTAGTACAGTAATAAGTGAAATGCCAGTTGCTCATAAGCAATTTACAGAAATAGCTCGTGAAATTGAAAGAGAAAATACAAAACTTTTGGTGTTAGATGAACCAACAGCAGTACTTACAGAAGAAGAAGCAAAGGTATTACTAGAAACTATGAAAAAGCTTTCTGAAAGAGGAATAGCAATCCTATTTATAACACATAGATTAGATGAAATTTTATCAGTTTGTGATAAAGTTGTGGTATTGAGAGATGGGCTTTTAATAAACTCTGTAGCAACAAAAGATACAAATGTTAACCAAATAACAGAGTGGATGATTGGTAGAAAAATGGAAAACTCTTCAGAGACATCAAAAGTTAAAGAAGAAGCTAAGGAAACAATTATTTCTATAAAAAATCTATGGGTGGATATGCCAGGAGAAGGAGTAAAAAATCTTTCTTTAGATATTAAAAAGGGAGAAATTTTAGGACTTGGAGGAATGGCAGGACAAGGAAAAATTGGAGTAGCTAATGGAATAATGGGATTATATGATGCTAAAGGAGAAGTTACTTTTAAAGGAGAAAAAATAACTTTAAATAATCCATCTGAACCATTAGAAAAAGGATTATTTTTTGTATCTGAAGATAGAAAAGGTGTAGGACTTTTATTGGATAGTTCGATAGAAGATAATATAGCTTACCCAGCTATGCAAATTAAAAAGATGTTCTTTAAAAAGGCTTTTGGAATTTTTAATATTGTAGATGATAAAGCAGTAAGAGAAAATGCAAAAGAGTATGTAAAAAAATTAGAAATTAGATGTATGAGTGAAAAACAAAAAGCTCAAGAACTTAGTGGAGGAAATCAACAAAAAGTTTGTTTAGCAAAGGCTTTTACTATGGATCCTGAAGTTCTATTTGTATCTGAGCCTACAAGAGGTATTGACGTTGGAGCAAAGAAACTTGTATTAGATACATTGAAAGAATATAACAAAGAAAAAGGAACAACTATTATAATCACATCATCTGAAATAGAAGAGTTAAGAAGCATTTGTGATAGAATAGCTATTATAAATGAAGGAAAAGTTGAAGGAATACTTCCACCAACAGCAGATATTTTAGAGTTTGGTAAAATGATGGTAGGAGTTAAAAAGGAGGCAGGAAATGACTAA